The following are from one region of the Pocillopora verrucosa isolate sample1 chromosome 3, ASM3666991v2, whole genome shotgun sequence genome:
- the LOC131798171 gene encoding xaa-Arg dipeptidase-like has product MASDQVKILKEKAKEAIDIYSPELYELNKIVWENPELGFQERSAHDQLTEFLANQGFDVTPHYTLDTAFRAECGEDGGLTIGLISEYDALPEVGHACGHNLIAESGVAAALGLKIALNAINQRPKVKIVLLGTPAEEAKGGKILMIKNGCFKDLDFCMMVHPSPVDVLKPVILARESATITYKGHAAHAAAFPWEGINALDAAVMAYTSISALRQQMKPTWRVHLIISEGGVKPNIIPDRAQLRCSVRTMNDSDLEVLKEKVKNCFEAAASATGCKVSMEWETATKYSHLETNNTLAELYQANAESLGVSFPPEAKFSASTDMGNVSHVVPSIHPMYSIGTTAPNHSHAFTTAAATEEAHEKTLIASKAMAMTAIDVLCKQDFMGKVRIDFKQPNEGEN; this is encoded by the exons ATGGCGAGCGACCAGGTAAAGATCCTGaaggaaaaagccaaagaagCGATCGATATCTATTCTCCTGAATTATATGAATTGAACAAAATTGTTTGGGAAAACCCAGAGCTTGGTTTTCAGGAGAGATCAGCTCACGATCAGCTGACAGAGTTCTTGGCGAATCAAGGCTTCGATGTAACTCCTCACTACACTTTGGATACGGCTTTTCGGGCGGAATGCGGAGAGGATGGAGGTCTTACAATTGGACTGATTAGCGAATATGATGCTTTACCGGAAGTAGGACACGCTTGTGGACATAATCTGATCGCTGAATCGGGAGTAGCGGCGGCTTTAG GTCTCAAGATTGCTTTGAATGCCATTAATCAGAGACCCAAAGTCAAAATAGTTCTCCTTGGAACTCCTGCTGAGGAAGCAAAAGGTGGCAAGATTTTAATGATCAAGAATGGTTGCTTCAAAGATCTTGACTTTTGTATGATGGTTCACCCTAGTCCAGTGGATGTTCTCAAACCAGTGATTTTAGCTCGTGAAAGTGCTACAATTACCTACAAAGGTCACGCTGCTCATGCTGCTGCATTCCCTTGGGAAGGAATTAATGCCCTTGATGCCGCAGTCATGGCTTACACAAGCATAAGTGCACTAAGACAGCAGATGAAACCCACATGGCGTGTCCACCTTATTATTTCTGAGGGGGGCGTTAAGCCAAACATCATTCCTGACCGAGCTCAGCTCCGATGTTCTGTTCGAACTATGAATGACAGTGACCTTGAAGTGTTAAAAGAAAAGGTGAAGAATTGTTTTGAAGCAGCCGCATCAGCCACAG GCTGCAAAGTTTCCATGGAGTGGGAAACAGCCACTAAATATTCACATCTGGAAACCAACAACACCCTTGCTGAACTGTACCAAGCCAATGCTGAGTCCTTAGGAGTATCATTTCCACCTGAGGCAAAGTTCTCAGCATCCACTGATATGGGAAATGTTTCACATGTAGTTCCTTCTATCCATCCCATGTATTCTATTGGCACAACTGCACCCAATCATTCTCATGCATTcacaacagcagcagcaacagAGGAAGCTCATGAGAAAACTTTGATTGCCAGCAAGGCAATGGCCATGACAGCTATTGATGTATTGTGTAAACAAGATTTCATGGGTAAAGTGAGGATTGACTTTAAACAACCAAATGAGGGTGAAAATTAA